One segment of Macaca fascicularis isolate 582-1 chromosome 2, T2T-MFA8v1.1 DNA contains the following:
- the MCCC1 gene encoding methylcrotonoyl-CoA carboxylase subunit alpha, mitochondrial isoform X8, giving the protein MSRLGVPESQCQPERTQMALSPKTQRHSSGCQAWRKMDRQRQVKIAAGEKIPLSQEEITLQGHAFEARIYAEDPSNNFMPGAGPLVHLSTPRADPSTRIETGVRQGDEVSVHYDPMIAKLVVWAADRQAALTKLRYSLRQYNIIGLHTNIDFLLNLSGHPEFEAGNVHTDFIPQHHKELLLSRKAAAKESLCQAALGLILKEKAMTDAFTLRAHDQFSPFSSSSGRRLNISYTRNMTLKDGKNNVAIAVTYNHDGSYSMQIEDKTFQVLGDLYSEEDCTYLKCSVNGVASKAKLIILENTIYLFSKEGSIEIDIPVPKYLSSVSSEGTQGGPLAPMTGTIEKVFVKAGDKVKAGDSLMVMIAMKMEHTIKAPKDGTIKKVFYREGAQANRHTPLVEFEEEESDKRESE; this is encoded by the exons ATGTCAAGGTTAGGGGTTCCAGAGAGCCAATGTCAGCCTGAGAGAACTCAAATGGCACTATCTCCAAAGACCCAGCGACACTCAAGTGGATGCCAAGCTTGGAGGAAAATGGACAGGCAAAGACAAGTCAAG ATTGCAGCAGGAGAGAAGATTCCTTTGAGCCAGGAAGAAATAACTCTGCAGGGCCATGCCTTCGAAGCTAGAATATATGCAGAAGATCCTAGTAATAACTTCATGCCTGGGGCTGGCCCATTAGTGCACCTCTCTACCCCTCGAGCAGATCCTTCCACCAGGATTGAAACTGGAGTGCGGCAAG GAGATGAAGTTTCCGTGCATTACGACCCCATGATTGCAAAGCTGGTCGTGTGGGCTGCAGATCGCCAGGCAGCATTGACAAAACTGAGGTACAGCCTTCGTCAGTACAAT ATTATTGGACTGCACACCAACATTGACTTCTTACTCAATCTGTCTGGCCACCCAGAGTTTGAAGCTGGGAACGTGCACACTGATTTCATCCCTCAACACCACAAAGAATTGTTGCTTAGTCGGAAGGCTGCAGCCAAAGAGTCTTTATGCCAGGCAGCCCTGGGTCTCATCCTCAAGGAGAAAGCCATGACCGACGCTTTCACTCTTCGGGCACATG atCAATTCTCTCCATTTTCATCTAGCAGTGGAAGAAGACTGAATATCTCTTATACCAGAAACATGACTCTTAAAGATGGTAAAAACA ATGTAGCCATAGCTGTAACGTATAACCATGATGGGTCTTATAGCATGCAG attgAAGATAAAACTTTCCAGGTCCTTGGCGATCTTTACAGCGAGGAAGACTGCACTTACCTGAAATGTTCTGTTAATGGAGTTGCTAGTAAAGCTAAGTTGATTATCCTGGAAAACACTATTTACCTATTTTCCAAG gaAGGAAGTATTGAGATTGACATTCCAGTCCCCAAATACTTATCTTCTGTGAGCTCAGAAGGAACTCAGGGAGGCCCCCTAGCTCCTATGACTGGAACCATTGAAAAG GTGTTTGTCAAAGCTGGAGACAAAGTGAAAGCGGGAGATTCCCTCATGGTTATGATCGCCATGAAGATGGAG CATACCATAAAGGCTCCAAAGGATGGCACAATAAAGAAAGTGTTCTACAGAGAAGGTGCTCAGGCCAACAGACACACTCCTTTAGTGGAGTTTGAGGAGGAAGAGTCAGACAAAAGGGAATCAGAATAA
- the MCCC1 gene encoding methylcrotonoyl-CoA carboxylase subunit alpha, mitochondrial isoform X7: protein MSRLGVPESQCQPERTQMALSPKTQRHSSGCQAWRKMDRQRQVKIAAGEKIPLSQEEITLQGHAFEARIYAEDPSNNFMPGAGPLVHLSTPRADPSTRIETGVRQGDEVSVHYDPMIAKLVVWAADRQAALTKLRYSLRQYNIIGLHTNIDFLLNLSGHPEFEAGNVHTDFIPQHHKELLLSRKAAAKESLCQAALGLILKEKAMTDAFTLRAHDVAIAVTYNHDGSYSMQIEDKTFQVLGDLYSEEDCTYLKCSVNGVASKAKLIILENTIYLFSKEGSIEIDIPVPKYLSSVSSEGTQGGPLAPMTGTIEKVFVKAGDKVKAGDSLMVMIAMKMEHTIKAPKDGTIKKVFYREGAQANRHTPLVEFEEEESDKRESE, encoded by the exons ATGTCAAGGTTAGGGGTTCCAGAGAGCCAATGTCAGCCTGAGAGAACTCAAATGGCACTATCTCCAAAGACCCAGCGACACTCAAGTGGATGCCAAGCTTGGAGGAAAATGGACAGGCAAAGACAAGTCAAG ATTGCAGCAGGAGAGAAGATTCCTTTGAGCCAGGAAGAAATAACTCTGCAGGGCCATGCCTTCGAAGCTAGAATATATGCAGAAGATCCTAGTAATAACTTCATGCCTGGGGCTGGCCCATTAGTGCACCTCTCTACCCCTCGAGCAGATCCTTCCACCAGGATTGAAACTGGAGTGCGGCAAG GAGATGAAGTTTCCGTGCATTACGACCCCATGATTGCAAAGCTGGTCGTGTGGGCTGCAGATCGCCAGGCAGCATTGACAAAACTGAGGTACAGCCTTCGTCAGTACAAT ATTATTGGACTGCACACCAACATTGACTTCTTACTCAATCTGTCTGGCCACCCAGAGTTTGAAGCTGGGAACGTGCACACTGATTTCATCCCTCAACACCACAAAGAATTGTTGCTTAGTCGGAAGGCTGCAGCCAAAGAGTCTTTATGCCAGGCAGCCCTGGGTCTCATCCTCAAGGAGAAAGCCATGACCGACGCTTTCACTCTTCGGGCACATG ATGTAGCCATAGCTGTAACGTATAACCATGATGGGTCTTATAGCATGCAG attgAAGATAAAACTTTCCAGGTCCTTGGCGATCTTTACAGCGAGGAAGACTGCACTTACCTGAAATGTTCTGTTAATGGAGTTGCTAGTAAAGCTAAGTTGATTATCCTGGAAAACACTATTTACCTATTTTCCAAG gaAGGAAGTATTGAGATTGACATTCCAGTCCCCAAATACTTATCTTCTGTGAGCTCAGAAGGAACTCAGGGAGGCCCCCTAGCTCCTATGACTGGAACCATTGAAAAG GTGTTTGTCAAAGCTGGAGACAAAGTGAAAGCGGGAGATTCCCTCATGGTTATGATCGCCATGAAGATGGAG CATACCATAAAGGCTCCAAAGGATGGCACAATAAAGAAAGTGTTCTACAGAGAAGGTGCTCAGGCCAACAGACACACTCCTTTAGTGGAGTTTGAGGAGGAAGAGTCAGACAAAAGGGAATCAGAATAA